One segment of Setaria viridis chromosome 4, Setaria_viridis_v4.0, whole genome shotgun sequence DNA contains the following:
- the LOC117852827 gene encoding protein CURVATURE THYLAKOID 1A, chloroplastic, translating to MAATAYSVALLGGARLPAVPRGSALLPRRTACQLRLQDAPRLSLLRVKAASEDTSASGDELIEDLKAKWDAVEDKPTVLLYGGGAVVALWLTSVVVGAINAVPLLPKILELVGLGYTGWFVYRYLLFKESRKELATDIETLKKKIAGTE from the exons atggcggccacGGCGTACTCCGTGGCgctcctcggcggcgcgcgcctccccgccgtcccgcgcggctccgccctcctcccgcgccgcacCGCCTGCCAGCTTCGCCTCCAAG ATGCGCCGAGGCTGTCCCTGCTCCGCGTGAAGGCCGCCTCCGAGGACACATCGGCCTCCGGCGACGAGCTCATCGAGGACCTCAAAGCCAAG TGGGACGCCGTTGAGGACAAGCCCACCGTCCTCttgtacggcggcggcgccgtcgtcgccctcTGGCTCACGTCCGTGGTTGTCGGCGCCATCAACGCCGTGCCGCTG CTCCCCAAAATCTTGGAGCTCGTTGGGCTCGGCTACACCGGCTGGTTCGTCTACCGCTACCTCCTCTTCAAG GAGAGCCGGAAAGAGTTGGCTACTGACATTGAgaccttgaagaagaagatcgcCGGAACAGAATAA
- the LOC117852826 gene encoding carbon catabolite repressor protein 4 homolog 3 has product MASSAAPRARLSPPAPAVRPPRKRGRSPPSTRSTSSWRASAEHVAPRDQISRWRAPERAPDRVWRQFRPPQSALPTSRRWVSSEGASTSSSGDACTIMSYNILADYHARNHPDLYRDVPWDAMRWDSRRRLIIHEIRHWDPDLVCLQEVDRFQDIAAGMKSRGYEGIYQRRTGDTRDGCAMFWKSKRLRLLEEDSIDFSEFNLRNNVAQICVFELNGTHKLVLGNIHVLFNPKRGDVKLGQIRLLLEKANALAEKWDEIPIVLAGDFNSTPDSAIYKFLSTMKLNISLHDRRKLSGLDSSEFDLYELCSSLKYQWSDEEVRNATGYSNVMVAEHPLKLSSSYANLKGNSSNRGLHAEPLATSFHKKFLGTVDYLWYTHGLECSRVLDTFPIGVLRRTRGLPTREIGSDHLPIIAEFAFTESVEDDFEEEDDSEQDDGSEQEVSTTQHAYLSTDDESR; this is encoded by the exons ATGGCATcatccgccgccccgcgcgcgcgcctctCGCCGCCGGCACCCGCCGTCCGCCCCCCGAGGAAGCGCGGCCGCTCGCCCCCCTCCACAAGAAGCACTTCGTCGTGGCGCGCTTCCGCCGAGCACGTCGCGCCCCGCGACCAAATCAGCCGTTGGCGAGCCCCCGAGCGTGCCCCTGATCGCGTCTGGCGACAGTTCCGCCCGCCGCAGTCTGCCTTGCCCACCTCGCGGCGGTGGGTTTCCTCGGAGGGCGCCTCGACATCCTCCTCTGGAG ATGCCTGCACAATCATGTCGTACAACATCTTGGCTGATTACCATGCAAGGAATCATCCTGACCTCTATCGGGATGTCCCTTGGGATGCAATGAGGTGGGATTCAAGGAGGCGGCTTATTATCCATGAAATTAGGCACTGGGACCCTGACCTAGTGTGTCTTCAG GAGGTGGATAGGTTTCAGGACATTGCTGCAGGAATGAAGAGCAGAGGGTATGAAGGTATATATCAG AGGCGAACTGGAGATACTAGAGATGGATGTGCCATGTTTTGGAAGTCAAAACG GTTACGTCTGCTTGAGGAAGATAGTATTGACTTTAGTGAATTCAATCTCCGAAATAATGTTGCTCAAATATGTGTTTTTGAG CTTAATGGAACACACAAATTAGTACTCGGGAATATTCATGTTTTGTTTAATCCAAAGAGGGGTGATGTAAAATTGGGCCAG ATTCGCTTGCTACTTGAGAAGGCAAATGCTCTTGCTGAAAAATGGGATGAAATTCCTATTGTGCTTGCTGGTGATTTCAACAGCACACCTGAT AGTGCTATCTACAAGTTCTTGTCGACAATGAAG CTGAACATTTCTTTGCATGATAGAAGAAAGTTATCTGGACTTGATAGCTCTGAATTTGATCTATACGAGCTTTGTAG CTCACTGAAGTACCAATGGAGTGATGAAGAAGTAAGAAATGCAACAGGGTATTCGAATGTCATGGTCGCTGAACATCCATTGAAGCTCAGTAGTTCATATGCTAATTTAAAG GGAAATTCAAGTAATAGGGGTCTTCATGCTGAGCCTCTTGCAACTTCCTTTCACAAGAAATTTCTCGGCACGGTGGATTATTTGTG GTATACTCATGGACTTGAATGCTCTAGAGTTTTGGACACGTTCCCAATAGGTGTTTTGAGGAGAACAAGGGGTCTTCCAACCAGG GAAATTGGCAGCGATCATTTGCCCATTATTGCTGAATTTGCCTTCACAGAATCAGTTGAAGATGAttttgaggaagaagatgattcTGAGCAAGATGACGGGTCTGAGCAAGAAGTGAGCACGACGCAACATGCATATCTCTCCACAGATGATGAGTCCCGATGA